Part of the Bacteriovorax stolpii genome, GCTGTTTGCGGAGCTATGTCTCAAGTTGGTGATTTAGTTCAGTCTAAAATGAAAAGAGAGTTTGCGATTAAGGACAGTTCAAACCTGATTCCCGGACACGGTGGGGTTTACGATCGCATAGACAGTCTAATCTTCCTATCGCCTTTTTTCGTGATTGTTGTAAAATATCTGGGACAGCACTTACTTTAGTATTCTCTCCTTTTAGAGGCTTCCATGTTATTAGAAAAAATCATTATTTTTATTGTTTTCCTAGGCCCACTCGTATTCTTTCACGAATTGGGACACTTTCTTTTCGCCAGACTATTTGGTGTAAGAGTTGAAGTTTTTTCAATCGGGTTTGGACCGAAGATTTTCAAGAAAAAATGGGGTGACACTGAATACGCCGTTTCCGCTATTCCATTAGGTGGGTACGTAAAAATGTTCGGTGATGATCCGTTTAATAAAGACGAAATTCCTGAAAGCGAAAGAGCACAAAGTTTTACTCACCAAGGTAAGTGGGCGCGCTTCTGGATTGTTATGGGTGGACCGTTAGCTAACTTCATTCTGGCATTCGTTATTTTCTTCTCGCTTTTAATTGTAGGGGAGAGAATTCCTGAAATTAAAATCGGAGCGATTGCTCCTGAGTCTGTTCTTTATCAAAATGGTTTAAGAACAGGGGACGTTTTAGTTAAGGTAAACAACAACGAAGTGTACAATCCATCAGACCTAATGGTTGAAGGAAGCACTGTTGTTAGTCAGCTGACAATCAAGAGAAACGGAGAGCTTCAAGACCTGAGTGTAAACTTCCAGGGTGATAAGTTCTTTGATGAAGTTTTAAAATACCCACCAATTCTAAGAAAACCATTAGTGGTTGATCCGAGCGCTAACCGCTATGTGGTTTCTGTAAAGAAAGATCAAGTTGATTTCTCTCATTCAATTGAAGAGCTTGGAACATTAACGGGAATCAAAACTCTTTATTTATATCCGGTAGCTAAAACTGAAGACCTGTCTTCAGATGAAATCAAAGCTGACCTGACAAAAGGACAAGAGATCGCTGTTGAGTACACTGACTTAAAAACAATGGTGGCGGCTCTTCAGGCGAAAAATTTCAGAACAATCGACCTTATGGTCAGAAGTGTAAACATGGGTTCTCCTGCTGATAAAGTAGGGATTAAAGGGGATGACGTTTTCGTGGCCCTTGAAGGTCAGAAAGTCTCAAGCTTTGAAGAGTTAAGAGAAAAACTTCAGACTTATACAAAAGCCTCTGTTGAAGTGGAAGTTTACTCTCAAGGAGAGTTAAAAAAATTCACTGTTACTCCAGATGTGAGCATGCAGGACGGAAAATCGACAAAACTTCTTGGGGTATATAGCTTCATTGAAGTTTTAAAAACGAACTTCGTTCTAACTAAATCAAAAGGATTTTTCAGTTCTGTTTCTGTAGCGGTTGCCCGCACATGGGACTCGATGAAGAAGACTGTTGATGGATTCGTAAAACTTTTAACTAACCAGGTATCTTTAAAATCAATCGGTGGACCTTTGGCGATTGGTAAAGTGGCCCATGACTCTTTCAACACATCGCTGTCGTATTTCTTCCAGCTGATGGCGTTGATTTCAGTCAACCTTGGTGTCATTAACCTTTTCCCGATTCCGGTTCTTGATGGTGGTCACATTATGTTTATCGCCCTTGAGATCATTAACCGTGGGCCGCTTTCAAGAAGAAAGATGGAAATTGCTCAACAAGTGGGACTATCGGTGCTTTTAATGTTAATGGTTGGTGCAATCTTTAATGATGTGACCAGGTTCTTCTAATGCATTCTTTATATGTGGACAGTACTTCCGGGCTGGTGATCGGCCTTCTCGATGAAAACTTTAAGTGGATTGAGTATCAAGACACTAGAGAGAAAAAACCGTCGGAAGTCATCCATATAGAGATTTATAATCTCATCAATAAGTACAAACTCAATTTAAGAGAAATGAATTTCTTTTTCTCAGCTGGTCCCGGTTCTTATACCGGGATGAGGCTGGGAGAAGGGATTGCTCAGGTGCTTGCCTGGGATGATAAGAAAGTTTTTTCTTTCCTTCATTTTGATGCCCCAAGACTGGCCGGTGTGGAGAAAGGTTACTGGGTGACGAATGCTTTTAAAGGGCAGGTGTTCATCTATAACTGGGATTCCCAATCTAACCTGGCAGAAAAATCACTGGTGAATGCCGCAGAGTACACGATTGTTGATCCTGCACTCGGGTATACGCTTGCTGATGATGGGAAAAATTTTGTTGGATTAAAAACAACAAAAGATTTGATTCATCAATCGTCTGAAAAAATCTTCTCAAAAGTTTTCAAAGATAAAATGAGAGAAGCCCCATACTATTTTAGAACTCTGGATGAGGAGTTCAAATAGATGTTGAAGTCTTATCTTCCTCCTCGATTCAATACACTGGCCATCGTGTTATTCGTTATGCTTTGGCTTTTTAGCTTCTATAAGATCCTGGCCGTTTTACTTCTGGCCTACATTGTTCTGTATGTCTCTTTAAGAAGAAGTAGAAATGACTTCCGCGATGATCCTGTTGTCACCAAAGGGGTGATCTTTTCTCCGTCTAACGGGAAGATCGTTCATATTGAACACAACGTTTCCCACGGGATGTACGGCGATCAGTTAATCGAAATTCAGATTATGATTCCATGGTGGAAAGAGATGGGAATTAACCTCCCTCTTTCTTCCGAAGTGAAGATGCTTCACGTTTTAAAAGGACAGTCTTTTTTAAGAACTCATATCGCCTCTGAAGTGATCGGAACCAAGGAAGGAAAAGGTGTCAGTCTTGCTCTTGATAATCGTGGCGAGACGGTTGGACTTACTTTCTTTAAGTGCAAACTTGGTTTGTGGCCTGAATTAATGGTCATGCCGGGAGACCGCGGCGGAAGAAGGGTGAATATTGGATACTTTCCCTTTGGAGGAACAGTGATGCTTTATTTACCAAAAAAATATGAGATACTAGTTAAAACAAATGATGAGATTACATGCGGTGAGACAATTATTGCTGTAATTCCTGACCACGCTTAAAGGTTATTATAAATGCTAAATACTCCGCGCAGGCTCGCTTTTTTTCTTCCTAACACGTTCACAGCACTAAACATGGCCTGTGGTTTTTTTTCGATCATTCTTGGATGGAAGGGAGAGTTCTATCAAGCATCGATGATCTTAGTTTTAGGTGCTATCTTTGATTCAGTTGATGGAAGAGTTGCGCGTATGACAGGAACTCAGTCTGCTTTTGGTGAGCAGTTTGATTCTATTTCTGACGTTGTG contains:
- a CDS encoding phosphatidylserine decarboxylase, producing MLKSYLPPRFNTLAIVLFVMLWLFSFYKILAVLLLAYIVLYVSLRRSRNDFRDDPVVTKGVIFSPSNGKIVHIEHNVSHGMYGDQLIEIQIMIPWWKEMGINLPLSSEVKMLHVLKGQSFLRTHIASEVIGTKEGKGVSLALDNRGETVGLTFFKCKLGLWPELMVMPGDRGGRRVNIGYFPFGGTVMLYLPKKYEILVKTNDEITCGETIIAVIPDHA
- the rseP gene encoding RIP metalloprotease RseP; translated protein: MLLEKIIIFIVFLGPLVFFHELGHFLFARLFGVRVEVFSIGFGPKIFKKKWGDTEYAVSAIPLGGYVKMFGDDPFNKDEIPESERAQSFTHQGKWARFWIVMGGPLANFILAFVIFFSLLIVGERIPEIKIGAIAPESVLYQNGLRTGDVLVKVNNNEVYNPSDLMVEGSTVVSQLTIKRNGELQDLSVNFQGDKFFDEVLKYPPILRKPLVVDPSANRYVVSVKKDQVDFSHSIEELGTLTGIKTLYLYPVAKTEDLSSDEIKADLTKGQEIAVEYTDLKTMVAALQAKNFRTIDLMVRSVNMGSPADKVGIKGDDVFVALEGQKVSSFEELREKLQTYTKASVEVEVYSQGELKKFTVTPDVSMQDGKSTKLLGVYSFIEVLKTNFVLTKSKGFFSSVSVAVARTWDSMKKTVDGFVKLLTNQVSLKSIGGPLAIGKVAHDSFNTSLSYFFQLMALISVNLGVINLFPIPVLDGGHIMFIALEIINRGPLSRRKMEIAQQVGLSVLLMLMVGAIFNDVTRFF